A section of the Deinococcus fonticola genome encodes:
- a CDS encoding MFS transporter, with protein sequence MDPTLNPTAPALTPHHPDPGSGWERRFWAIFSGQALSLIGSALTQFVLIWWITDTTGSASALATAGMAALLPQALLGPLGGTLADRYSRRFLMIAADAISALCMLVLITLFLTERVELWHVYVMMFIRSAMQAFQSPAAAASTAMLVPASFLPRAAGLNQTLMGIMTIAAAPLGALAIGVMPLGLALSIDVVTALLGIIPLLLFRIPQIKRSAAQQTSMWTEFREGVHLVWRQPGLRRLYGLLGAIVLAIMPAFTMVPLLVKNHFGRGVGDVALMEGLTGAGMIVGGLLIAAIAPKRQMLWILMGFAASCLTLALTALAPSEMFWLAVVWWAVSGLTFIIGNAPMTALLQTTIPNQLQGRALSLLSTIMGLAGPVGLAIAGPLGELMGVRWLFVAMGVLGTAVSMAGFLSPALLRLQDTTGVDGQMAQSER encoded by the coding sequence ACGCTGAACCCCACCGCGCCCGCCCTGACGCCTCACCACCCGGATCCTGGATCAGGCTGGGAACGCCGCTTCTGGGCCATCTTCAGCGGTCAGGCGCTGTCGCTCATCGGCTCAGCCCTCACGCAATTTGTGCTGATCTGGTGGATCACCGACACGACGGGCAGCGCGTCTGCCCTGGCCACCGCGGGCATGGCGGCGCTGCTGCCACAAGCCCTGCTCGGCCCCCTGGGTGGCACCCTCGCTGACCGATACAGCCGCCGCTTCCTGATGATTGCCGCAGATGCGATCAGCGCACTGTGCATGCTCGTCCTCATCACCCTGTTCCTCACCGAACGGGTGGAGCTGTGGCATGTGTACGTCATGATGTTCATCCGCAGTGCGATGCAGGCGTTCCAGAGTCCAGCAGCTGCCGCGAGCACCGCGATGCTGGTTCCCGCTTCCTTTCTGCCCCGAGCTGCCGGGCTCAATCAGACCCTGATGGGGATCATGACCATTGCTGCTGCGCCGCTGGGCGCCCTGGCCATTGGGGTTATGCCTCTGGGCCTTGCCCTGAGCATCGATGTGGTCACGGCCCTGCTCGGCATCATTCCCTTGCTGCTGTTCCGCATCCCTCAGATCAAAAGGTCGGCGGCGCAGCAGACCAGCATGTGGACGGAATTCCGAGAAGGCGTTCACCTGGTCTGGAGGCAGCCGGGGCTGCGCCGCCTTTACGGGCTGCTTGGGGCCATCGTGCTGGCCATCATGCCCGCATTCACCATGGTGCCCCTGCTGGTGAAGAACCACTTCGGAAGAGGGGTGGGCGACGTCGCTCTCATGGAGGGGCTCACTGGAGCAGGAATGATCGTGGGCGGATTGCTTATCGCCGCCATCGCGCCGAAGCGGCAGATGCTGTGGATTTTAATGGGCTTCGCCGCATCCTGCCTGACGCTGGCCCTGACGGCGTTAGCACCAAGCGAGATGTTCTGGCTGGCGGTGGTCTGGTGGGCGGTGAGTGGCCTCACCTTCATCATCGGCAATGCTCCAATGACGGCCCTGCTCCAGACCACCATTCCAAATCAGCTGCAAGGTCGGGCACTGTCGTTGCTGAGTACCATCATGGGCCTGGCTGGACCTGTGGGCCTGGCGATCGCCGGCCCCCTGGGCGAACTAATGGGCGTTCGGTGGCTGTTCGTGGCGATGGGTGTCCTGGGTACCGCAGTGAGCATGGCAGGATTCCTCTCCCCTGCCTTGCTCCGGTTGCAAGACACGACTGGAGTGGATGGTCAGATGGCGCAGTCTGAAAGGTGA